A part of Oncorhynchus gorbuscha isolate QuinsamMale2020 ecotype Even-year linkage group LG09, OgorEven_v1.0, whole genome shotgun sequence genomic DNA contains:
- the LOC124043433 gene encoding lanosterol 14-alpha demethylase-like has protein sequence MAMHLYQVSSMLIENTVGKMSDNLTSVVLAVSVITLTLGYISKLVLKQSQSSEEHKKYPPYIPSSIPFLGHAIAFGKSPIEFLENAYEKYGPVVSFTMVGKTFTYLLGSEAATLMFNSKNEDLNAEDVYSRLTTPVFGKGVAYDVPNHIFLEQKKMFKTGLNIAHFKQHVEIIEEETKEYFSRWGDSGEQNLFEALSELIILTASACLHGKEIRSMLDEKVAQLYADLDGGFSHAAWLLPGWLPLPSFRRRDRAHREIKNIFYKVTQKRRSSGEKVDDMLQTLIDATYKDGRPLNDDEIAGMLIGLLLAGQHTSSTTSSWLGFFLGKDKALQDRCYAEQKTACGEDLPPLNFDQLKDLTLLDRCLKETLRLRPPIMTMMRMARSPQTVAGYTIPAGHQVCVSPTVNHCLQDTWTERMEFRPDRYLNDNPAAAEKFAYVPFGAGRHRCIGENFAYVQIKTIWSTMLRLYEFNLVDGYFPTINYTTMIHTPHNPVIRYKRRQH, from the exons ATGGCTATGCATTTATATCAAGTTAGTAGTATGCTAATAGAAAATACAGTCGGGAAAATGAGTGACAACTTGACATCAGTGGTCCTTGCAGTGTCTGTGATCACCCTAACGTTGGGATATATTTCTAAACTGGTGCTCAAACAGTCACAATCTTCAGAAGAACACAAG AAATACCCACCATACATACCTTCTAGCATTCCATTTCTGGGTCATGCCATAGCATTTGGGAAAAGTCCCATTGAATTTCTGGAGAACGCATATGAAAAG TATGGGCCCGTTGTCAGCTTTACCATGGTGGGCAAAACCTTTACCTACCTTCTGGGTAGTGAGGCAGCCACACTGATGTTCAACAGCAAGAACGAAGATCTCAATGCAGAGGATGTCTATTCTCGATTGACCACGCCAGTTTTTGGAAAAGGGGTTGCCTACGATGTACCTAACCAT ATCTTCCTGGAACAGAAGAAGATGTTTAAGACAGGACTGAACATCGCCCATTTCAAACAGCACGTTGAAATTATAGAGGAGGAAACGAAGGAGTACTTTTCacgatggggagacagtggggaacAAA ACCTGTTTGAGGCCCTGTCGGAGCTGATAATCCTGACGGCCAGTGCCTGTCTGCATGGGAAGGAGATCCGCAGCATGTTGGACGAGAAGGTGGCCCAGCTCTACGCAGACCTGGACGGGGGCTTCAGCCACGCTGCCTGGCTACTGCCCGGCTGGCTGCCCCTGCCCAGTTTCAG GCGACGGGACAGAGCACACAGGGAGATCAAGAACATCTTCTACAAGGTCACCCAGAAACGCAGAAGCTCTGGAGAGAAAGTGGACGATATGCTGCAGACCCTCATAGATGCCACCTACAA AGATGGGCGGCCCCTAAATGATGATGAGATAGCGGGCATGCTGATTGGTCTACTCCTGGCCGGACAGCACACATCTTCCACTACTAGTTCCTGGTTGGGCTTCTTCCTTGGCAAAGATAAGGCCCTACAGGACCGCTGCTATGCTGAACAGAAAACTGCATGTGGAGAAGATTTGCCCCCACTCAACTTTGACCAG CTGAAGGACCTGACTTTGTTGGATCGCTGTTTGAAAGAGACCCTCCGACTCCGTCCACCCATCATGACCATGATGAGAATGGCACGCTCTCCTCAG ACTGTAGCAGGCTACACCATCCCAGCTGGtcaccaggtgtgtgtgtccccgACAGTCAACCACTGTCTGCAGGACACCTGGACAGAGAGGATGGAGTTTAGGCCTGACCGCTACCTTAACGACAACCCTGCTGCAGCGGAGAAATTTGCCTATGTGCCCTTTGGTGCAG GCCGTCACCGCTGCATCGGGGAGAACTTTGCCTACGTTCAGATCAAGACCATCTGGTCTACCATGCTGCGCCTTTACGAGTTCAACCTGGTCGATGGTTACTTCCCCACAATCAACTACACAACCATGATCCACACCCCACACAACCCCGTCATCAGATACAAGAGGAGACAACACTAA